A single Numenius arquata chromosome 1, bNumArq3.hap1.1, whole genome shotgun sequence DNA region contains:
- the METTL21C gene encoding protein-lysine methyltransferase METTL21C has product MISAQQPLLPNKIQRLMDCPTEEEETCEEQYDSENCTCSSKRASSTAESDSDSPVILKILQNWVPRVSHYFDKEHYTYVGHQIVIQESIEHFGAVVWPGALALSQYLESNQEQFNLKDKKVLEIGAGTGLVSIVACILGAYVTATDLPEVLENLSYNISRNTQNMNMHKPEVRKLVWGEGLNEDFPVSTYHYDFILATDVVYHHTALDSLLATMAYFCKPGTVLLWANKFRFSTDYEFLEKLCNIFNVTILAEFPESNVKLLKATVREN; this is encoded by the exons ATGATCTCTGCACAGCAGCCACTGCTCCCCAACAAAATTCAGAGACTAATGGACTGCCCAACTGAGGAAGAGGAAACCTGTGAAGAGCAGTACGACTCTGAAAACTGCACTTGCAGCTCCAAGCGTGCATCATCAACAGCAGAATCCGACTCAG ATTCGCCAGTAATTCTTAAAATACTACAGAACTGGGTTCCTAGAGTTTCGCACTACTTCGATAAAGAGCACTACACGTATGTAGGCCACCAGATCGTCATCCAGGAGTCCATAGAACACTTTGGAGCCGTGGTGTGGCCGGGG GCACTGGCTTTATCTCAATATCTGGAATCAAATCAAGAACAATTCAACCTCAAAGACAAAAAAGTTTTGGAAATTGGCGCTGGAACAGGCTTGGTTTCCATTGTGGCCTGTATCTTAG GAGCTTACGTTACAGCCACTGATTTGCCTGAAGTTCTTGAAAATCTCTCATATAATATTTCAAGAAATACACAAAACATGAATATGCACAAACCTGAAGTGAGAAAACTGGTATGGGGAGAAGGCCTCAACGAAGACTTCCCTGTATCAACTTACCATTATGATTTCATACTGGCAACTGATGTTGTGTACCATCACACAGCTCTGGACTCCCTGCTAGCAACAATGGCATATTTTTGTAAGCCAGGAACAGTATTACTATGGGCAAATAAATTCAGATTCAGTACAGACTATGAATTTTTGGAAAAACTTTGCAATATATTTAACGTTACCATTCTAGCAGAATTCCCAGAATCAAATGTCAAGCTGCTTAAAGCCACAGTAAGAGAGAATTAA